The following nucleotide sequence is from Labeo rohita strain BAU-BD-2019 chromosome 3, IGBB_LRoh.1.0, whole genome shotgun sequence.
ACATTCTTGTAACATGTTTGTTCCATTGGGAGGTTCAGTAGTTCTTCCTTGTCATGTTGAGGAATATTTATTAAACCAAAATTTGATGGTGGAATGGAGAAGAGTGGACAAAGTGACTCTGGTTCATCTGTATCAAGATTGTAAGAGTGGAGGAGAAAAACAGCAGCAGGATTATCATGATAGAGCAAATTTTTTTACGGATCCGATTCAGCATGGAAACTTCTCCCTCTGTCTGGACAATCTGAGAGCTGAAGATGAGGGACGATACACAAGCACAGTTTACAGTGACCAGGACTGTGTATATTCATCTGAGACAAATTTGGTTCTGAGTAAGTGGCACATTTTGAAAAGTCTTACTGCTAATCTTAAAGCAGATcatcaaaatgcagttttgagtTGCAGCGTATtgttagttaattaaaaatacacatataattgcagttacaaatacattttttttctctgcacACATACCATTCTTCTAAAGTAATTGtcttttaataatgcattttaacataaaactaAGTATATGTTCTTATTTATATTAGAGAGAGAAGttattttgtttatctttaaaaCTAGACAGCTCCTATTTACTCGTTTTAAAAGCACAACTTAGACTTAGATTCAGACTTAGAGTCAGAGAACCGCACAACTTGTTTAATTAGTACCAAAACCTctaatatgtactgttttaCGGCTTGTCATTTCcagcattgttttattttccattgtTGTAAAATGTGTGTTAACAGTCAGTtcacatcagaaaaaaaaaaaataataaataaataatcttttaatttttagggTGTAGTGTTGGAGAATTTGATCCCCTGGTTGTCTGTCTGGGATCTTCAGTGGTTCTACCTTGTTATGGTGATAAACgcttattaaaaaaaggtcTGAAGGTGGAATGGAGAAGAGCAGACTCAGGGAGTCTGGTTCATCTGTATCAAGATGGTGGGAGTCGACTAGAGGAACAGCACAACGATTATCTTGATAGAGCTCATTTCTTTACTGACCACATTCGATATGGCAACTTCTCCCTCCGTCTGGACAATCTGAGAGCTGAAGATGCTGGTGAATACatatgtaaaatttacagtgaccAGGACTGTGTGTATTCAGAAATCACAAAAGTGGTACTAGGTAAGTGAAAATTGCTAGACCTGCTATTGTAGCCATCATGATATATAGCCTATCTGAAAATAATTCATTAGTTttcgtttatttatttcttgaaaTATAAAACTGCACCAACCAATTctgcgtgttttttttttaatgaacagacGTTTCTTTGTCAGCTTTTCTATGGGCTTGTAGACTGCAGTTTATTCTGGTCAGGATCCATTTGTCTTACTTGCGTGTAAAGTCAAGCGATTAATCAACAGAAAAAATTGACATGtggcaaataaaagtaaaaattattggCAAATCAGCATTatgcatttttactgtttaaacacATTTTCCCAACGAAATATGAAGCTGATTAAACttgcaaatgttttgaaatacaAGATTCTGAGACCTCTCAGTCTCATTTTTCACTTTAAGGCTTCGTTCTTGAGCATTCAAGCCAGACACTTGTTCCTTTGGGATCTTCAGTGGTTTTGCCCTGTTATGATGACAAACACCTAAAAGAGAAATGTCTGAAGGTGGAATGGAGAAGAGCAGACTCAGAGACTCTGGTTCATCTGTATCAAGATGGTGAGAGTCGAGCAGAGGCTCAGCAGCAGGATTATCGTGATAGAGCTCATTTCTTTACTAATGAGAGTAAAAATGGAAACTTCTCCCTCCGTTTGGACAATATGAGAGCTGAAGATGAGGGACAATACACATGTACAATATACAGTCAGGAGAACTCTGTGTTTTCAGCCAAGACACATTTGGTCCTGAGATTACTAGGTAAgtcaacaattatgaaaaactCATGCGCTTGTATACTGATTCAGTAggttcatttcatttaaacatcCTCTAcccatttaaattattttgtcttttctcTGTAGATCTAGTGTTTAATCTTCAGATGTTTCTCGTCTTCTGTCCAAATATTATGATGTTTCTTGCTTTTGTACTTTGGGGTGTTTCTGAAGGTAAGTGTTtcactactgttttttttttttttttgtcaatgcaTTAGAATACATCATTCAAGCATTTGTTAATACAGTAGTTATTTCTGTCTGATATTTTTAGGATCTCTGAATGAGACAGTTTTCTGTTGTGTTCATTATCTTCTGAGGCCTCTCATGTTGCTCTGGGCAGCTCCATATGCTCATGAGTTTACAGGTTTgattaatttatgaataaaaaaaggtttttttacaattcttattctattaaataatattcagttttagttgtcatttgtgttgtagtgtgtgtgtgtgtgtgtgtgtgtgtgttggtgtaGTACATGACattgtgattttaattatttcaccttctctgtttttttttacaggcaGCATTAGATCAGTGATTCTGTATTACAGTTATAGAacacaatatattgttttctcagctgttttttatttaggtaAGCAACTCCAAATGACACTCAACCTTTTTTAtcataaacacattttcttgtatgtgtattatgtatgtatacatacatgtatgtatgtatttatattgagTTTGTCTTCAATTTGGTAATTGTTGCTTTTTGTCTCTTAATTTCTTCCagttctttttaaatatgtttggcACAAAGGTTTAAATTACACAGGATTGGATGGTTTCATGATAACAGTCCTTTTCTTAATAGTGCTCCTGTTATACCTCTACTATACTGTTTTCAGTAAGTACACCATGTTGCTAGATTGATGATTTATGATactttgtaatatttgtttatgagtcccttgtttgttccaAAAACTCCTCCATATTTCCTGTTGACATCTATCTTTTTACACTCGAGGAGCTCAACTATTACCAAAGCTGCAAacggaatgaaaaaaaaaagctgcaaaAAGCATAAAGAATGTTTATTGCAgatgtttaatattatataagtgCAAGGGCTTGTAGGTGTTTGCATGTGCAAATTTTCCTTTATACAAGCATATATTTGTAAAGAGTATATAATTGGTTTAagtgttttcttcttcttcttcttcttctttttcttcttaaaatacagtttttgctaaattaattgGGAAATTAAATGAACGAGCGTTTGTCATATTCAGTGCTCTGGCTGGAATAAGTTTCAATGTTCTCCCTTCATTTCAATTCATCCTTCTCTACTATACCTTTGGATCAACCAGAGGAGGTGAGTTCAAATCTACAATTTGTGCATCACTTATTCTCAGATACATATAAAGAAAGAGAGATTATATATAGACAGATTAATGCAATTCAATTTAACtaattttatacacacacagtgaTTCTCATTTGTTGTTTTACATCAAACAGTTTGCAAATCTGTTGATGTGTCTGTCAGTAAAGAGCAGTATCTGTATTcgtattaatataaataactcCTCTTCTGTTTTTAGTATTCTTTATTGTTGCAGTTTTGCCAATGTTTCTCGCCGTCACAAATTACAGTTGGGATTTTACGTGCGGTAAACACATGCTCTGTAAGTGTTTTAGAAATATGATTTGATCCCTGTTATAAACAGTTTCAAACCAAATCTGAATTATTTCTATCAATATGAAAACCTTTTTCAGGTTCACCTTTGCTCACGAGATCAGTCTGGCTTGTTTTCATGTTATGTGTCAATGCCGTAATGGTTTATTTCTACATCATAGCTCTGGAAACTGAAAAGGGTAaggtttaaaaatattgaaactgaaACATTGTCCTAGTATAGAAATGATGAGTGTCGCCATTACGAATTCTAACTTCTGATTGGATGCTCTTCTGTTCTGGTCTCCATAGAAACCCATTCAGATAGCGCCCACCTGTTTTCAGTGTAGCTAATGTCGGCAGCTTCATGTCATCTACACACTGTAGGGTTTCAGGGTAATTAGATCAAATATAATTGATTCAATTGGGAATCAAATCCAAATGATTCGGAATCTACTTGATTAATTGATTCAGAATTAAtaggttacactttattaaCTGTTCGTCCAGCAAAAAGTTTAACTTAGTATATCTTACCAATTCtggatgtttatattatttctgtGGCCATCGGATTATAATATAAACCGTATTAGGTTGCTATGAGCTAGGTAGCAAAATCTTGGCACAGGCAGTAACTTTCTGAACACAAGAAACAAGACAATGTTCTTTCcaatgaaacaagaatttattGAACTACTCTAAGATACATGAACTAAACTACTAACAattacacacgcacacatacacgcacacacacacacacacacgttgggTTTCCATGCTTTATTGGGGCAGGCATAATTTTCTGTTGctttctgtatgatttatatgcTTGTTTTCCCATGAGGaccaaaaatgtccccacaaggacaaGGATTATGGATATTAGCATCTTGGtagggacacacacacacacacacacacacacgttgtgtatacatgttttatggggacattccataggcgtaatggtttttatactgtacaaaccgtattttctatcgccctacacctaccctacacctaaacctagccctcaccggagactgtgcacacttttactttctcaaaaaaactcattctgcatgatttataagcctgtttcctcatggggacctcacaaatgtccttTGGTCCCCAtgacgtgataaataccaggtgcacacacatgcatacggTTCAAGGAATGAGAATTTATGGAGTTTGAAGGGAATCCCAAAATTACTTGTATCTGCTACTAGTTCTTAAATTGCAACCTGAGAAAACCACAAAAGCAGAGATTTATCTTTAGCTACTTAAGGAAATTTAGCACCAGTTCAGCAAGAGATTAAGGAGACCTTGTTTTACTTGCGTCATGCCACTTCTGATTTGTTGCCTGGTTCTTTGGATGACGTCTTTGGGAAGCCTTCTGTGGTGATTGGACAGTTGACGAGGTTGGATGAAGCATCAGTTGGTTGCTTGGTTAGGCGGATGATGCTCTCGGAGCTCAGGTGAGCGCTGGCAAAGTGTTTCTCTCGTTGCGAAGCGTTTCACGCTGTTCACGCTGTCAGGGTGTTTGAAGCTGCTTCCGCTGTTCGGTGTTTCACGTTAGGTCAGTTCAAGCTTCGGTTGGTTGCTTGGTTACTGAGCGTGATGAGCTTGAAGTTCTTTGAAAGTCGGAGTTGCGGGGGCGCAAAGTCTTTGAAAGTTTCACGAAGCTTTAGCTGGTTCTGTAGAGTTCTGGATGGCACAATCGCGTAGTTGGTCAAGCCAGGAGCGCCGGTGAGAAAGTGAAAGGCGACGGCGAAAGGCAAAGTTTGTTAggaacattttgattttaaccgGGCCGACGAAGTCCGTCCCATAAAGTTGTGTTCCAATCATTTGGTTTGGAAGGCGGGGCTCCACCCTATACGGTTATTTACTGTTTGTCACGTGAAGGCAACTTTCTCCACAAGTTTGTTAATCACATCACTAAGTATTGTAATGCAAGCATCGTACATAATATCAACTTTTCATTCACGTCAACatcttggaaataaaataagctttcatTCAATACCAAACATCGGGTATCTTTCATACATATTAATAACTTTGTCTACCTAACGGGTTATACACACATTGGTTAGCTTCGTAGGTTACAATAAACACACCAAGCATATAGGAAGTAGAGAAACATACTACTAATGCATATTGTTGTTCTAACAGCAATACTCAAATAATCGTCCTTCCAAACTCataatgtaaatttatgtaATTCGTGATGCGCATTCGTGTGCGTTCTTCAACGGGCAGAAGGAGAGTGTGCGTGAGGAATGTGAGAGGAGGGGGACACAGGATGTCCACAGGGTCATGAGAGTCACGCTGGATGGATCCTGTGAGACCTGCAGGCTGGACGTGTCAATGTAAATTTTCTTGTTTATTCGATTACCAATATATGTATAGTTGGTCACCAGTTACACTGACCATCTGTTCCGTGGCTAGTCTCAGAAAGGGGGGAGCATTGCAAATTAGTCTTTTACTGTGTTTCTTGCATGGGTTTGACTGCGGCTGGTCAAAAGGTGATGATAAACCATTTGTGGCTTCAAGTGGTCCCAGCAGAGAACAAGAGTCCTCTGTCCTCCTGAATTGATATTGATCTATCACTGGTTCACCCCTGGGGTGAGACATCAGCGTAGGGCAGGAACTGGTCAAGAGGCACTGGCGTCATGTAAGCTCCCAATCTGTTTTTATGGTCGTCCCAAATGGCTCACAGAAGACTCTGAGTTGTTCTCTTCTCTGAGGACTTACAACACTCATTAAAtttgtcatttgtcatttgTCAGTGCCTTACTCTAGGAGTAAGGCACTGACAAATGACCATCATTGTGACATTGCAAAGTGATGGCGCTATAgagccatgtgctttttaaaaaacatttagcaggtttaacattagattatcaGCTCGGAATATATGccaatttgactagaaacactggaGACCAGAAATGCAAAGCATCTATCTGGTTAAAAGTCAGTCGTGACTTCCGCATTCAGGAAAAACGTCTATATCTGTCATTAATACTACTAAAAGTTAGTAAAACATTGTCAGTTATTAACAGTTGATTTGTTCATGCACAGATCGTATCGGATGGGCCAGTATGACCGCATTTCTACAAGTCCTGTGGGCAGTGTTAAACTTCACATGGTCATTTGAATGGGGTATAGTAATAATCaactattcaaaaaaaaaaaaaaaaaaaaaaaaaaaatcataaactaGTCTATCTAGTCAATCATAAAAggtattttgatattttattaaatccTGCTCCACTCATGTGTTTGTGATATAATTTCACTGTGTATGTCTATATTGGTTGCTAATGTGGTCTCATTaatgatgatattaataaacatattatttaatCTTACAGATATTTACCGTGTTGTTCCTGTGTATGTGTTTGGATCAGTTGGTGTTGTTTTACTAAATGCTGTGGCACTGATGACTGAACTGATACTGAAAACAGGTGAGAGTAAATAcaactttaaatacaaattaaatttaaatttactttaaatttaaacctgtatcatatttaaatgcatttctccccctaatattttgcatttccaTCCTCAGTTAATGGTTATCGTACAGTTGAAGATCTGAGAATCATCGTCTTTTCCTCTGAATTCTTCTTCCCTTTATTTCTGCTGATTTTACTGGTGTTTGAACCCTGTGAGTACAAACTGAACTTTATTAaggataaaatataaatgaatacattacaTTCACTTTTGATCTTCTGTCTCTTGTTTGTTAATCTAATACTTATTGCaccattaaattaatttagtgGCAATTTATTTATGAAGATGTTGGGTAAATCTGTGTTCTTTCCCTAATTAAAAACTCTTATACtatttttaactatatataattataaataatcatCATGTCTTTTCCTCATTTGTCTCTTAATACACAGGGATCAAAACATGTCTGCCATCATGTGAGGTTTGTATCGTATTTAATCtacatcatgaaaaaaaaatagacctCCAATATCTGAGATTTGTCGCTTCATATAAAAGATGCACTCAGTCAATTTTTGTTAATGGCTGTGTCACTCCACATTTGACTACAGTAGATGATCCCAAGCATGAATACAttatgcatttgtgtgtgtgtgtgtgtgtgtgtgtgtgtgtgtgtgtgtgtgtgcgtgtgtatgattttatttatttatttattttttttattttattttgatgttgtgATCACAGAAGGCAGCACAATCTTATCTAACTCCAGCCTCACATTCACTCAAGAAACAGACTTCTCAGGTTtgttcaaacatttaaatttgcattgtttgtttgtgtgtgtgtcatttttcttgaaaaaaatgaatgcacaAAAGACTAGGGGAGcagttgtggcctaatggttagagaatCGGACTTGTTGGACTTGAAACTGTGGGATTGTGTCTCAGGATACCTGGGATTGTCAGGtgggggaccaaatgtccccacaaggatagtaataccagtactATGACTGGGGGACATTTGAGACCCCATGAGCACtgataaatcatgcagaatgagtttttttgaaaaagtaaaagGACCACAGTCTCCCCAcagctaggtttaggtgtagggtaggtgtagggcatTTGACAATATGTTTgtaaagtattaaaaattagtaaatgatgtttatctgaaaatgtaaacccaacatgtgtTTTCTGTAagaggtaggtttagggttagggttgggtcaCCACTCATTGCTGTATCatttagtcagtataaaaactatagaaattCCAAGGAAAGTCCCCATACCTTACAAAATgtcaaacatgtgtgtgtgtgtgtgtgtgtttgttcactagtcattgctgtgtgtgtgcacttggatgggttaaatgctgAGCATGATGTCctttcctgtcctgtcctgttaGTGTCCTGTTGAAACGATGTTTTACTGATAATGTCTTCTCCTGAACCCAGAATGCAGCAGAATCTGATGAAACTCCAGCCAGTGAATCAAAGCAGAAGCAGGACACAGCAGAATCACATGAAATGAAACCTTTTCTCAATCAACAAAATCAGGATGCTGGTAGGAGTCAAACTCAGCCTGATTCAGTGGAAACACAATCATAATCAACAACAAGAGAAAAAGACACTCATCATTGTTCAGACAGACTTCAGTGTTATGCTTCTTCTGTagctaattctgttttttttttttttttttttttttttttttttttttttttttttttgttttgtttcagtgtttttaaaaatcactgcaaGTACAATAAGGTCACACACTTGATTAATTAGTTGGACTGCCTTTAGCTTTGTTTGCAGTGTGCATTTGTCCTGGCAATTTTttgttgacctttgacctctgttGAATGTTTATTTCTATCAAGAGTTACATTCATCTTTGACAAGATCTCTGTATTACTCTGTAAAGGCTACTTCAGCATCCCAAGGATGTTCAATGGGTTTAAAGGTTAGACTCTGTGGTGACTATCTCATGTTTGAAAATTATGCCTTGGCTTCCTGAATCACTTCACAATTTGAGCCCAAAGAATCTTGCCACTGTCACCCTGGAATATGGCCATGGGATACGTCTTCCACCATGGCTGTTTGAGAAAAGCTACACACTACATatgttaacattaaaataatttattgcaaACATACACAGTATCATTTGCTTATTTtaactgaaactgcaatttttgcTTTGGCCAAGCAGTGTATGTGCAGATTAGCTTTACCTAACatattgtattttgtaaatttattatcATGGTGCATTTCAATGGTACATCAAACAATGGCAATTTATACTTCCATCTTTGTTACAGAATAAAACAACATCTACATAGATGTCAAAGAGAtaagaaagatttttaatatcaCAAACATAacgtaaaagtaaaaaaaaaaaaaaaaaaaaaaaaagtgattgttTTTAGGATTCACCATTGTAGCTTTCCTAGTGTTACTAATGATGATCAATGATGGATTTACAGATGTTTAATATAGGTCTATTGGCTGCCCTGACATTTGATGACATTTAtgtatacttgatttatacttagaaaaagtataAATCATCTTAGTTAAGTATATAGCATCATATTTGAGCTATGCTCTGAGAATCcctgttattattgttatacgCTAGGGGCGCTAttgcacatcttctgtacagaatttccaaaacagaagtgaagaagaaactaaAACGCTTCCACATCTAATCTAACACAATCGTCAGACATAAAATAGCATCAAAACCATAGATATTTAAAGTTGTGTGacattatggaataaaatgttgaccCATGATGAGGTAATAGTGACTGACAAGGTTTAGGGTGTTGATTAACTCCATCTATGTAgccttttttatgctttttgtttaaaatgttgtctatttatttatttattttttatttatgcaacttacccacattcaagttattataaaaaaaagaatgcataaatgctataataaaaagtttttgtttacatgcagataccattttctttcttttgatgttttgtatgttcagatagtcatataacaaaatatatacaaattagtACCTAAAATAGGGACATTGTAgcatacttaaagtatga
It contains:
- the LOC127162649 gene encoding uncharacterized protein LOC127162649 isoform X3; translation: MCFSVSHIMVLILCISASGSTLLLCWLIYCRSPNKGFTTKHSCNMFVPLGGSVVLPCHVEEYLLNQNLMVEWRRVDKVTLVHLYQDCKSGGEKQQQDYHDRANFFTDPIQHGNFSLCLDNLRAEDEGRYTSTVYSDQDCVYSSETNLVLRCSVGEFDPLVVCLGSSVVLPCYGDKRLLKKGLKVEWRRADSGSLVHLYQDGGSRLEEQHNDYLDRAHFFTDHIRYGNFSLRLDNLRAEDAGEYICKIYSDQDCVYSEITKVVLGFVLEHSSQTLVPLGSSVVLPCYDDKHLKEKCLKVEWRRADSETLVHLYQDGESRAEAQQQDYRDRAHFFTNESKNGNFSLRLDNMRAEDEGQYTCTIYSQENSVFSAKTHLVLRLLDLVFNLQMFLVFCPNIMMFLAFVLWGVSEGSLNETVFCCVHYLLRPLMLLWAAPYAHEFTGSIRSVILYYSYRTQYIVFSAVFYLVLFKYVWHKGLNYTGLDGFMITVLFLIVLLLYLYYTVFIFAKLIGKLNERAFVIFSALAGISFNVLPSFQFILLYYTFGSTRGVFFIVAVLPMFLAVTNYSWDFTCGKHMLCSPLLTRSVWLVFMLCVNAVMVYFYIIALETEKDRIGWASMTAFLQVLWAVLNFTWSFEWDIYRVVPVYVFGSVGVVLLNAVALMTELILKTVNGYRTVEDLRIIVFSSEFFFPLFLLILLVFEPWIKTCLPSCEKAAQSYLTPASHSLKKQTSQNAAESDETPASESKQKQDTAESHEMKPFLNQQNQDAGRSQTQPDSVETQS
- the LOC127162649 gene encoding uncharacterized protein LOC127162649 isoform X2, whose translation is MMALFNFVYLKMHLPNCILISILLMIAYVSGSDESIYASVGEDVTLNCSVDSHFTREHIEEVSWKKTDKDEHILVLLYQNNKTLSDSAHERYRDRVEFFTPEIPKGNFSLRLKSVRTEDKGVYMCQVFAGGLSINTTVVLERLGFSVSHIMVLILCISASGSTLLLCWLIYCRSPNKGFTTKHSCNMFVPLGGSVVLPCHVEEYLLNQNLMVEWRRVDKVTLVHLYQDCKSGGEKQQQDYHDRANFFTDPIQHGNFSLCLDNLRAEDEGRYTSTVYSDQDCVYSSETNLVLRCSVGEFDPLVVCLGSSVVLPCYGDKRLLKKGLKVEWRRADSGSLVHLYQDGGSRLEEQHNDYLDRAHFFTDHIRYGNFSLRLDNLRAEDAGEYICKIYSDQDCVYSEITKVVLGFVLEHSSQTLVPLGSSVVLPCYDDKHLKEKCLKVEWRRADSETLVHLYQDGESRAEAQQQDYRDRAHFFTNESKNGNFSLRLDNMRAEDEGQYTCTIYSQENSVFSAKTHLVLRLLDLVFNLQMFLVFCPNIMMFLAFVLWGVSEGSLNETVFCCVHYLLRPLMLLWAAPYAHEFTGSIRSVILYYSYRTQYIVFSAVFYLVLFKYVWHKGLNYTGLDGFMITVLFLIVLLLYLYYTVFIFAKLIGKLNERAFVIFSALAGISFNVLPSFQFILLYYTFGSTRGDRIGWASMTAFLQVLWAVLNFTWSFEWDIYRVVPVYVFGSVGVVLLNAVALMTELILKTVNGYRTVEDLRIIVFSSEFFFPLFLLILLVFEPWIKTCLPSCEKAAQSYLTPASHSLKKQTSQNAAESDETPASESKQKQDTAESHEMKPFLNQQNQDAGRSQTQPDSVETQS
- the LOC127162649 gene encoding uncharacterized protein LOC127162649 isoform X1, giving the protein MMALFNFVYLKMHLPNCILISILLMIAYVSGSDESIYASVGEDVTLNCSVDSHFTREHIEEVSWKKTDKDEHILVLLYQNNKTLSDSAHERYRDRVEFFTPEIPKGNFSLRLKSVRTEDKGVYMCQVFAGGLSINTTVVLERLGFSVSHIMVLILCISASGSTLLLCWLIYCRSPNKGFTTKHSCNMFVPLGGSVVLPCHVEEYLLNQNLMVEWRRVDKVTLVHLYQDCKSGGEKQQQDYHDRANFFTDPIQHGNFSLCLDNLRAEDEGRYTSTVYSDQDCVYSSETNLVLRCSVGEFDPLVVCLGSSVVLPCYGDKRLLKKGLKVEWRRADSGSLVHLYQDGGSRLEEQHNDYLDRAHFFTDHIRYGNFSLRLDNLRAEDAGEYICKIYSDQDCVYSEITKVVLGFVLEHSSQTLVPLGSSVVLPCYDDKHLKEKCLKVEWRRADSETLVHLYQDGESRAEAQQQDYRDRAHFFTNESKNGNFSLRLDNMRAEDEGQYTCTIYSQENSVFSAKTHLVLRLLDLVFNLQMFLVFCPNIMMFLAFVLWGVSEGSLNETVFCCVHYLLRPLMLLWAAPYAHEFTGSIRSVILYYSYRTQYIVFSAVFYLVLFKYVWHKGLNYTGLDGFMITVLFLIVLLLYLYYTVFIFAKLIGKLNERAFVIFSALAGISFNVLPSFQFILLYYTFGSTRGVFFIVAVLPMFLAVTNYSWDFTCGKHMLCSPLLTRSVWLVFMLCVNAVMVYFYIIALETEKDRIGWASMTAFLQVLWAVLNFTWSFEWDIYRVVPVYVFGSVGVVLLNAVALMTELILKTVNGYRTVEDLRIIVFSSEFFFPLFLLILLVFEPWIKTCLPSCEKAAQSYLTPASHSLKKQTSQNAAESDETPASESKQKQDTAESHEMKPFLNQQNQDAGRSQTQPDSVETQS